One Podarcis muralis chromosome 1, rPodMur119.hap1.1, whole genome shotgun sequence genomic window carries:
- the LOC114585314 gene encoding baculoviral IAP repeat-containing protein 5.1-like, whose product METVLHKVNSNSKCLLEYRSMHYYENRLSSFACWPFKENCKCTPESMARAGLIHCPGANEPDLAKCFFCLIELEGWEPDHDPWLEHSKRAGDSCGFLSLSKSFDDLTVEEYYELEMERVRIFLSKTGQSVINAYEKEVAATRQRLVDHFVNKYQYAPEPDPATPAATENDMPTTT is encoded by the exons ATGGAGACTGTGCTGCACAAAGTCAACTCAAACTCCAAGTGCTTGCTTGAATATAGAAGCATGCATTATTATGAGAATCGCTTGAGCAGCTTTGCATGCTGGCCTTTTAAAGAGAACTGCAAGTGTACTCCTGAAAGT ATGGCCAGGGCTGGCTTGATCCACTGTCCAGGAGCAAATGAACCTGACCTGGCAAAGTGTTTCTTCTGCTTAATAGAGTTGGAGGGCTGGGAGCCAGATCACGATCCCTG GCTGGAGCACTCCAAGCGTGCCGGTGACTCTTGTGGCTTTTTGTCCCTTTCTAAGAGTTTTGACGACCTGACAGTTGAAGAATACTACGAACTAGAGATGGAGCGGGTCAGGATCTTTCTT AGCAAAACTGGGCAAAGTGTAATAAATGCCTATGAGAAAGAAGTGGCAGCAACCAGGCAGCGTCTCGTGGACCATTTTGTCAACAAATACCAGTATGCCCCAGAACCTGACCCAGCCACTCCTGCTGCAACAGAGAACGATATGCCAACCACCACGTAG